The Novosphingobium kaempferiae genome includes a window with the following:
- a CDS encoding YifB family Mg chelatase-like AAA ATPase, whose amino-acid sequence MVAIVSTVAYLGLEARAVEVQCQIAPGMPGFTLVGLPDKAVRESQQRVSAALTAMGLALPPKRIIVNLSPADLPKEGSHFDLPVALSLLAAMGVIDAEQLGDFVAVGELALDGRVIPSPGVLLAALHASEHGRGLICPASQGSEARWASGVPVVAAPNLISLLNHLRGQQVLLPPPPGEVEAPTHGPDLRRVKGQETARRALEIAAAGAHNLLMVGPPGAGKSLLASCLPGVLPELTPAEALEVSMVASVAGTLEGGRISRARPYRAPHHSASIAALTGGGIKVRPGEVSMAHLGVLFLDELPEFQRQALDSLRQPLETGEVTVARANAHLTYPARVQLVAAMNPCRCGHLGDPALACSRAPRCAADYQSKVSGPLLDRIDLHVEVDPVRAADLALPPPAEGSAEVAARVARARQVQTARLSGTKARSNAELDGDLLEAHATPDEAGRRLLMQAAEAMRLSARGYTRILRVSRTIADLAGSEAVTRIHVAEALSYRRRAPVN is encoded by the coding sequence GTGGTCGCCATCGTCTCGACTGTCGCGTACCTCGGGCTGGAGGCGCGCGCCGTCGAGGTGCAGTGCCAGATCGCGCCGGGGATGCCGGGCTTCACGCTCGTCGGCCTGCCCGACAAGGCAGTGCGCGAAAGCCAGCAGCGGGTCAGCGCGGCCCTCACCGCGATGGGCCTTGCGCTGCCGCCCAAGCGGATCATCGTGAACCTCTCCCCCGCCGACCTTCCCAAGGAAGGCAGCCACTTCGACCTGCCGGTGGCGCTCTCCCTCCTTGCCGCGATGGGGGTGATCGACGCCGAGCAACTGGGCGATTTCGTGGCGGTGGGCGAACTCGCGCTCGACGGGCGGGTAATCCCCTCCCCCGGCGTGCTGCTCGCCGCGCTTCATGCCAGCGAGCATGGCCGGGGGCTGATCTGCCCTGCCTCGCAAGGGTCGGAGGCCCGTTGGGCGAGCGGGGTGCCGGTGGTCGCCGCGCCAAACCTCATCAGCCTGCTCAACCACCTGCGCGGCCAGCAGGTGCTGCTCCCGCCCCCGCCGGGGGAGGTGGAGGCGCCCACGCACGGCCCCGACCTGCGCCGGGTCAAGGGGCAGGAAACCGCCCGCCGCGCGCTGGAGATCGCGGCGGCGGGTGCGCACAACCTGCTGATGGTCGGCCCTCCCGGCGCGGGCAAGTCGCTGCTCGCCTCGTGCCTGCCCGGCGTCCTGCCCGAACTCACCCCGGCAGAGGCGCTGGAGGTATCGATGGTGGCCTCGGTCGCGGGCACGCTGGAGGGCGGACGCATCAGCCGGGCGCGGCCCTACCGGGCGCCGCACCACTCCGCCTCGATCGCCGCGCTGACCGGCGGGGGCATCAAGGTGCGCCCCGGCGAAGTCTCGATGGCGCATCTGGGCGTGCTGTTCCTCGACGAACTGCCCGAGTTCCAGCGCCAGGCCCTCGATTCGCTACGCCAGCCGCTGGAGACCGGCGAAGTCACCGTCGCGCGGGCCAATGCGCACCTCACCTATCCGGCGCGGGTGCAGCTGGTGGCGGCGATGAACCCGTGCCGCTGCGGGCATCTCGGCGACCCCGCCCTCGCCTGCTCCCGCGCGCCGCGCTGCGCGGCGGATTACCAGAGCAAGGTGTCCGGCCCGCTGCTCGACCGCATCGACCTGCATGTGGAAGTGGACCCGGTGCGCGCCGCCGACCTTGCCCTGCCCCCGCCTGCCGAAGGCAGCGCCGAAGTCGCGGCAAGGGTCGCGCGCGCCCGGCAGGTCCAGACCGCGCGGCTGTCAGGCACCAAGGCCCGCTCCAACGCCGAACTCGACGGCGACCTGCTCGAAGCCCACGCCACCCCGGACGAGGCGGGACGGCGGCTGCTGATGCAGGCGGCGGAGGCGATGCGCCTGTCCGCGCGCGGCTACACCCGGATCCTCAGGGTTTCCCGCACGATCGCCGACCTCGCCGGGTCGGAAGCAGTCACGCGCATCCACGTCGCCGAAGCGCTGAGCTACCGCCGCCGCGCGCCGGTGAACTGA
- a CDS encoding inorganic phosphate transporter, whose translation MDHSLALPLLIGLVALALAFDFLNGLHDAANAIATVVATRLLSPVFAVLFAAAGNFAAYFFVGLHVAETVGKGIIQVDAVTPAVVFGALVGAMFWNVLTWIKGIPSSSSHALIGGLLGAGMAHGGFAVVESSGTVKTIAAIFVSPVLGFGIAMALMLVTSWLFKGTSPRQSNGIFKSLHLLSSAAYSISHGGNDAQKTMGIIAVLLYSTGHMQGGFHVPHWVVLSCYVAISLGTLSGGWKIIKTMGSKLTKLNHHSGFCASTAGSIVVFGASALGIPVSTTHAITGSIVGTGAARRSSAVRWSVASRVIVAWFVTIPASAAVGAAFYLLTRAF comes from the coding sequence ATGGACCACAGTCTCGCCCTGCCGCTGCTGATCGGCCTTGTCGCGCTCGCGCTGGCCTTCGATTTCCTCAACGGCCTGCACGACGCCGCCAACGCCATCGCGACGGTGGTGGCGACGCGGCTGCTCTCGCCGGTATTCGCGGTGCTGTTCGCGGCGGCGGGCAATTTCGCGGCCTATTTCTTCGTCGGCCTCCACGTCGCGGAGACGGTGGGCAAAGGCATCATCCAGGTCGATGCGGTGACGCCCGCCGTGGTGTTCGGCGCACTGGTGGGCGCGATGTTCTGGAACGTGCTGACCTGGATCAAGGGCATCCCCTCCAGCTCCAGCCACGCGCTGATCGGTGGCCTGCTCGGCGCGGGAATGGCCCACGGCGGCTTCGCGGTCGTCGAAAGCTCGGGTACGGTGAAGACTATCGCGGCGATCTTTGTCTCGCCGGTGCTGGGCTTCGGCATCGCCATGGCCCTGATGCTGGTGACGAGCTGGCTGTTCAAGGGCACCTCGCCCCGCCAGTCGAACGGTATCTTCAAGAGCCTGCACCTGCTGTCGAGCGCGGCCTATTCGATCAGCCACGGCGGCAACGACGCGCAGAAGACCATGGGCATCATCGCGGTGCTGCTCTATTCCACCGGGCACATGCAGGGCGGCTTCCACGTGCCCCACTGGGTCGTGTTGTCGTGCTACGTCGCGATTTCGCTCGGTACGCTGTCGGGCGGGTGGAAGATCATCAAGACGATGGGTTCCAAGCTGACCAAGCTGAACCACCACTCCGGCTTCTGCGCCTCCACCGCCGGTTCGATCGTGGTGTTCGGCGCCTCGGCGCTGGGCATCCCGGTGTCCACCACCCACGCCATCACCGGCTCCATCGTCGGCACCGGCGCGGCGCGCCGTTCCAGCGCCGTGCGCTGGTCGGTGGCGAGCCGGGTGATCGTGGCCTGGTTCGTGACCATCCCTGCCAGCGCGGCGGTGGGCGCGGCGTTCTACCTGCTGACGCGGGCGTTCTGA
- the rpmH gene encoding 50S ribosomal protein L34, producing the protein MKRTFQPSNLVRARRHGFRARTATVGGRKVLRARRARGRAKLSA; encoded by the coding sequence ATGAAGCGCACTTTCCAGCCGAGCAACCTTGTTCGCGCCCGCCGTCACGGCTTCCGCGCCCGTACCGCGACTGTCGGTGGCCGCAAGGTTCTCCGCGCCCGTCGCGCTCGCGGCCGCGCCAAGCTGTCGGCCTGA
- the rnpA gene encoding ribonuclease P protein component: MPDAYAILTRRSDFLAANRGLRVARPGFVLLANRNEGLGRRAGITVTKKIGNAVVRNRMKRRFRALLRELLPEHGLNDTDHVLIGRESGVERDFDKLRGELIAALGRARDGKGDPPRNPNNRKRGPRK, encoded by the coding sequence ATGCCCGACGCCTACGCGATCCTGACCCGTCGTTCGGACTTCCTTGCCGCCAATCGCGGCCTGCGAGTCGCGCGTCCGGGCTTCGTGCTGCTCGCCAACCGGAACGAGGGGCTGGGGCGGCGCGCCGGAATCACGGTGACGAAGAAGATCGGCAACGCCGTCGTGCGCAATCGCATGAAGCGGCGCTTCCGGGCGCTGCTGCGCGAACTGCTTCCCGAGCATGGCCTGAACGACACCGACCATGTGCTGATCGGCCGTGAGAGCGGCGTGGAGCGCGACTTCGACAAGCTGCGCGGCGAACTGATCGCCGCCCTTGGCCGCGCGCGCGACGGCAAGGGCGATCCGCCCCGAAATCCCAACAATCGCAAGCGCGGTCCGCGCAAGTGA
- a CDS encoding esterase/lipase family protein has protein sequence MDPLDEEQERFAGSLRDAIARRAAFAREQHPEGVRKPPIELMWAELRSLYRGGHRGQAVKSAVSPMPVMLLPGFGSHPKRMKPMADALAAAGHHVHQWGLGLNLGPNERNFSYLMRRVSIIARENWHPVALVGWSLGGLFAREIARREPHLVAKVITMGTPFSGDPRANNAWKAYQVVTGHSVDRPPIDCDFSVKPPVPTVALWSPRDGIIQPRAAAGWPHERDRAVAIRCSHLDFASSPKVVAEVLRQLDVKE, from the coding sequence ATGGATCCGCTGGACGAGGAACAGGAACGCTTCGCAGGATCCCTGCGCGACGCCATCGCGCGTCGCGCCGCCTTTGCCCGCGAACAGCACCCCGAAGGCGTGCGCAAGCCCCCTATCGAGCTGATGTGGGCCGAACTGCGCTCGCTCTATCGCGGTGGGCATCGCGGGCAAGCGGTCAAGTCGGCCGTGAGCCCGATGCCGGTCATGCTGCTGCCGGGCTTCGGCTCGCATCCCAAGCGGATGAAGCCGATGGCCGATGCGCTCGCGGCCGCGGGGCACCATGTCCACCAGTGGGGGCTGGGGCTCAACCTCGGGCCGAACGAACGCAATTTCTCGTACCTGATGCGGCGCGTCTCGATCATCGCACGGGAGAACTGGCACCCGGTCGCGCTCGTCGGCTGGTCGCTCGGCGGCCTGTTCGCGCGTGAGATCGCCCGGCGCGAGCCGCACCTCGTCGCCAAGGTCATCACCATGGGCACGCCGTTTTCCGGCGACCCGCGCGCCAACAATGCGTGGAAGGCCTATCAGGTGGTAACGGGGCATTCGGTGGACCGCCCGCCGATCGACTGCGATTTCTCGGTCAAGCCGCCGGTGCCGACGGTGGCGCTGTGGAGCCCGCGCGACGGCATCATCCAGCCCCGCGCCGCCGCCGGCTGGCCCCACGAACGCGACCGCGCCGTGGCCATCCGCTGCAGCCACCTCGACTTCGCCAGCTCGCCCAAGGTGGTGGCGGAGGTGCTGCGCCAGCTGGACGTGAAGGAGTAG
- a CDS encoding mechanosensitive ion channel family protein — MLRKVARGWALAWFALIVSPAQAQLIPTPAAEESKAAETSAPTPAAAPAPVADPYGRETPRDAVSGLLSALAERDYALAAHYFDARSNGEQLAKEMQAVLDAGGSLLPFGALSDDAAGVLDDGLKPNEERVGNLADPDKTPIVLTHGTTRSGARVWRISRETSAAAHTLQPKTAPEADEGPEIAGASLEDWVRLLGIAALVFLGFQAVNAGILFAMGRMIADKENSRVYRLTQAAMPPLSLFFASVVFTIWAGSMPVSIVARQLLLRYVGVFAWVALAWFLFRMVDSVSGLLISRMVGQERRQAVSVVTLIRRAAKILLLFIAVVAVLDTFGIDVTTGVAALGIGGIALALGAQKTVENLVGSVTLIADKPVQVGDFCKVGTVTGTIEDIGIRSTRIRTLERTVVTIPNGDFSSRQIENYAQRDRFLFNPLIGVEYGIGSAKLLEAVELIEDILNGHDRIIKPGARARFKNFGASSLDIEVFSYIEAADFDESLVIRQDLLLLIFAGLEKAEIGIAFPTSTVHLTPHKAPTERPASLAVDAEPS; from the coding sequence ATGTTGCGCAAGGTGGCCCGCGGCTGGGCGCTGGCATGGTTCGCCCTGATCGTCTCGCCCGCGCAGGCGCAGCTGATCCCCACTCCCGCAGCCGAGGAATCCAAGGCGGCCGAGACGTCCGCCCCGACGCCTGCCGCAGCGCCCGCGCCCGTGGCCGATCCCTATGGCCGCGAGACGCCGCGCGATGCCGTGTCCGGGCTGCTTTCGGCGCTGGCCGAGCGGGACTATGCGCTGGCCGCGCACTATTTCGATGCGCGCTCCAACGGCGAGCAACTGGCGAAGGAAATGCAGGCGGTGCTCGACGCGGGCGGCTCGCTGCTGCCGTTCGGCGCGCTGTCGGACGATGCGGCGGGCGTGCTCGACGATGGCCTGAAACCGAACGAGGAGCGCGTCGGCAACCTTGCCGATCCTGACAAGACCCCGATCGTCCTGACCCACGGCACCACCCGCTCGGGCGCGCGGGTATGGCGCATTTCGCGCGAGACGAGCGCGGCGGCGCATACGCTCCAGCCGAAGACCGCGCCGGAGGCCGATGAAGGGCCGGAGATCGCGGGCGCGTCGCTGGAGGACTGGGTCCGCCTGTTGGGCATTGCCGCACTGGTGTTCCTCGGCTTCCAGGCGGTCAACGCGGGCATTCTGTTCGCGATGGGCCGCATGATCGCGGACAAGGAGAACAGCCGCGTCTACCGGCTGACGCAGGCGGCGATGCCGCCGCTCAGCCTGTTCTTCGCCTCGGTTGTCTTCACGATCTGGGCGGGCTCGATGCCGGTCTCGATCGTCGCGCGCCAGTTGCTGCTGCGCTACGTCGGCGTCTTCGCGTGGGTGGCGCTGGCCTGGTTCCTGTTCCGCATGGTCGATTCGGTATCGGGCCTGCTCATCAGCCGCATGGTCGGGCAGGAGCGGCGGCAGGCGGTCTCCGTCGTCACCCTGATCCGCCGCGCGGCCAAGATCCTGCTGCTGTTCATCGCCGTGGTGGCGGTGCTCGACACCTTCGGCATCGACGTGACGACGGGCGTCGCCGCGCTCGGCATCGGCGGTATCGCGCTGGCGCTCGGCGCGCAGAAGACGGTCGAGAACCTCGTCGGCAGCGTCACCCTGATCGCCGACAAGCCGGTGCAGGTGGGCGACTTCTGCAAGGTGGGCACCGTTACCGGCACGATCGAGGACATCGGCATCCGCTCCACCCGCATCCGCACGCTGGAGCGCACCGTCGTCACCATTCCCAACGGCGATTTCTCCTCGCGCCAGATCGAGAACTACGCCCAGCGCGACCGCTTCCTGTTCAACCCGCTGATCGGGGTGGAATACGGCATCGGCTCGGCCAAGCTGCTGGAGGCGGTGGAGCTGATCGAGGACATCCTGAACGGCCACGACCGCATCATCAAGCCGGGCGCGCGGGCGCGGTTCAAGAACTTCGGGGCCAGTTCGCTCGATATCGAGGTGTTCTCCTACATCGAGGCGGCGGACTTCGACGAGAGCCTGGTGATCCGGCAGGACTTGCTGCTGTTGATCTTCGCCGGACTGGAAAAGGCCGAGATCGGCATCGCCTTCCCGACCAGCACCGTTCACCTCACGCCGCACAAGGCCCCAACCGAGCGGCCCGCCTCGCTGGCGGTGGACGCGGAGCCTTCGTGA
- a CDS encoding alpha/beta hydrolase: MSPLSAQVIEYESVDGYADSVVTGSERTLFTTAVETAALPDGPAYGPFRVLDEGRAALVDVTDTRTPGQFAAMLRDHPGIGMIEMIDCPGTEDDLANLEVGRMIRAKGIATHVPSGGSVRSGGVELFLAGSRRYADAGSEFAVHSWQDDTGLEPSDYAATAPENRRYTDYYRQMGMSPSEAEAFYAMTNSVPFSSARWFGAGEMSLWVPLGT, encoded by the coding sequence GTGTCCCCCCTGTCGGCACAGGTGATCGAGTACGAGAGCGTCGATGGTTATGCCGATTCCGTCGTCACCGGTAGCGAGCGCACCCTCTTCACCACCGCTGTCGAAACCGCCGCGCTGCCGGACGGCCCCGCCTACGGCCCGTTCCGCGTGCTCGACGAAGGCCGCGCCGCGCTCGTCGACGTCACCGACACGCGCACGCCCGGCCAGTTCGCGGCGATGCTGCGCGACCATCCCGGCATCGGCATGATCGAGATGATCGACTGCCCCGGCACCGAGGACGACCTCGCGAACCTCGAAGTCGGCCGCATGATCCGCGCGAAGGGCATCGCCACGCATGTCCCGAGCGGCGGCTCGGTGCGATCGGGCGGGGTGGAGCTGTTCCTTGCCGGATCGCGCCGCTATGCCGATGCGGGCTCCGAGTTCGCGGTGCATTCCTGGCAGGACGACACCGGCCTCGAACCCTCGGACTACGCCGCCACCGCGCCCGAGAATCGCCGCTACACCGATTACTACCGCCAGATGGGCATGAGCCCGAGCGAGGCGGAGGCGTTCTATGCCATGACCAATTCGGTGCCGTTCTCCTCCGCCCGCTGGTTCGGCGCGGGCGAGATGAGCCTGTGGGTGCCGTTGGGCACCTGA
- a CDS encoding DUF47 family protein, whose translation MRQIAVLPYRTVGPAVDAPIQILLITSRQSRRWVIPKGGLMKGLQPHAAASKEAEEEAGVLGATCPVPLGSYRYRKQRNSGAYVWADVDVYPFAVTDELSTWDEQHQRERRWFSLAEASTAVDEEDLRALIRSFGAREFRAAASPARLFGAAVDTVASKTGVNAMFAWFQKLLPEQGNFFDLFEKQAATLVAGADALARLAQGGPGRAQHIREIAEREHDADDITREVLQTVRRSFLTPFDRSAITSLINTMDDAIDEMQQTANASDLYDVTEFEPEMIDMTAIIVDAARLTAEAIPLLRKIGDNGHRLHELTERLVRMEGHADEIHAAGLKRLFKADLKEPMHFFVRQEMFKRLERVVDRFEDLANEIDGLVIDHS comes from the coding sequence GTGCGCCAGATTGCCGTTCTTCCCTACCGCACCGTCGGGCCTGCCGTTGACGCGCCGATCCAGATCCTGCTCATCACGTCCCGCCAGTCCCGCCGCTGGGTGATTCCCAAGGGCGGGCTGATGAAGGGGCTCCAGCCCCACGCCGCCGCCTCGAAGGAAGCGGAAGAGGAAGCGGGCGTGCTGGGCGCGACCTGTCCGGTGCCGCTGGGCTCCTATCGCTACCGCAAGCAGCGCAATTCCGGGGCCTATGTCTGGGCCGACGTCGACGTCTATCCCTTCGCCGTCACCGACGAGCTTTCCACATGGGACGAACAGCACCAGCGCGAACGCCGCTGGTTCTCGCTCGCGGAAGCGTCTACGGCGGTCGACGAAGAGGATCTTCGGGCCCTCATACGTTCCTTTGGCGCAAGAGAATTCCGCGCCGCCGCCAGTCCCGCGCGCCTGTTCGGCGCTGCCGTGGATACGGTGGCCAGCAAGACAGGGGTCAATGCCATGTTCGCCTGGTTCCAGAAGCTGCTGCCCGAGCAGGGCAACTTCTTCGACCTGTTCGAGAAGCAGGCCGCGACGCTCGTCGCCGGTGCCGACGCGCTGGCGCGTCTGGCGCAGGGTGGCCCGGGTCGCGCCCAGCACATCCGCGAGATCGCCGAGCGTGAGCACGACGCCGACGACATCACCCGCGAAGTGCTCCAGACGGTGCGCCGCAGCTTCCTGACGCCGTTCGACCGCTCGGCCATCACCAGCCTCATCAACACGATGGACGATGCCATCGACGAGATGCAGCAGACGGCCAACGCCTCGGACCTCTACGACGTCACCGAGTTCGAGCCCGAGATGATCGACATGACCGCGATCATCGTCGACGCCGCGCGCCTGACCGCAGAGGCGATCCCGCTGTTGCGCAAGATCGGCGACAACGGCCACCGCCTCCACGAACTGACCGAGCGCCTCGTGCGCATGGAAGGCCACGCGGACGAGATTCACGCCGCGGGCCTCAAGCGCCTGTTCAAGGCGGACCTCAAGGAGCCGATGCACTTCTTCGTCCGTCAGGAGATGTTCAAGCGCCTCGAGCGCGTGGTCGACCGTTTCGAAGACCTCGCGAACGAGATCGATGGGCTGGTCATCGACCACTCGTAA
- the yihA gene encoding ribosome biogenesis GTP-binding protein YihA/YsxC, translating into MSDDKDLAELTERARKLFSGPVTFLKSAPSLQFLPDPSAPEIAFAGRSNVGKSSLVNALVGRKAIARTSVTPGRTQELNFFDVAEPLRFRLVDMPGYGFAKAPPKVVETWRRLVRDYLRGRVVLKRTLVLIDSRHGVKQVDLDMMEMLDQAAVGYRLVLTKADKIKATELEAVHAATVAEARKHPAAFPVVHITSSEKGMGIDELRAAVLGDSEL; encoded by the coding sequence GTGAGTGACGACAAAGACCTTGCCGAACTGACGGAGCGTGCGCGCAAGCTGTTCTCGGGACCGGTGACGTTCCTGAAGTCGGCCCCGTCGCTCCAGTTCCTCCCCGATCCCAGCGCGCCCGAGATCGCCTTCGCGGGCCGGTCGAACGTGGGCAAGTCGTCGCTGGTGAACGCGCTGGTGGGCCGCAAGGCCATCGCGCGCACTTCGGTGACGCCGGGCCGCACGCAGGAGTTGAACTTCTTCGACGTGGCCGAACCGCTCAGGTTCCGCCTCGTCGACATGCCCGGCTACGGCTTCGCCAAGGCCCCGCCCAAGGTGGTGGAGACCTGGCGCCGTCTGGTACGCGATTACCTGCGCGGCCGCGTGGTGCTCAAGCGCACGCTCGTCCTCATCGATTCGCGCCATGGCGTGAAGCAGGTCGATCTCGACATGATGGAGATGCTGGACCAGGCCGCGGTGGGTTACCGCCTCGTCCTGACCAAGGCGGACAAGATCAAGGCCACCGAACTGGAGGCCGTCCACGCCGCCACCGTGGCCGAGGCGCGTAAGCATCCGGCGGCGTTCCCGGTCGTTCACATCACCAGCTCGGAAAAGGGCATGGGGATCGATGAACTGCGCGCCGCCGTGCTGGGCGATTCGGAGCTCTGA
- the yidC gene encoding membrane protein insertase YidC — translation MENQRNIILAVLLTALVLFGWEAGVGYFYPQAKTPTQTVAAGGAENATKPTKPTREGGLIDAADRTLEATDLKTELASAGRVKIAAPGLSGSINLTGAVVDDLVINRHRETVEKNSGPVRIFSPAGTPAQQFAQVGWLGEGGVAAPTAATVWTAPANAVLTPSTPVTLTWANPTGQRFAITYSIDQNYMITAKQTVENAGGNAVSVKPFALVNRTEKTASLDTWNVHSGPIGAFDGSVSFATNYSNVAEAGTVNEAGRTDWIGFTDVYWMSALIPVGAKAQSTFRSMGNQIFRADIVYDQSVIQPRTRQSVTTKIFAGAKEHKVLDAYEAQGIANFGLAIDWGWFRWFEKPIFWLLTKLFSLVGNFGVAIILLTVIVRGMMFPVAQRQFASMAAMKAIQPKMKALQERYKDDKQKQQQEIMALYKQEKVNPLAGCLPMFLQIPVFFALYKTLILAIEMRHQPFVLWIKDLSAPDPLHILNLFGLLPFDPPSFLAIGLLALLLGVTMYLQFQLNPAQMDPAQQQVFKLMPWFMMFVMAPFASGLLVYWITSNILTIGQQKFLYSRHPQLKAQAEKDAADKARAEARAK, via the coding sequence GTGGAAAACCAGCGTAATATCATCCTTGCGGTCCTGCTGACCGCGCTCGTGCTGTTCGGCTGGGAGGCCGGGGTCGGCTATTTCTATCCGCAGGCCAAGACGCCGACGCAGACGGTTGCGGCGGGCGGTGCGGAAAACGCCACCAAGCCGACCAAGCCCACCCGCGAGGGCGGCCTGATCGACGCCGCCGACCGCACGCTGGAAGCCACCGACCTCAAGACCGAACTGGCTTCGGCCGGTCGCGTCAAGATCGCGGCGCCGGGCCTGTCGGGCTCGATCAACCTGACCGGCGCGGTGGTCGACGACCTCGTCATCAACCGCCACCGCGAGACGGTGGAGAAGAACTCCGGCCCGGTGCGCATCTTCTCGCCCGCCGGAACTCCGGCGCAGCAGTTCGCGCAGGTCGGCTGGCTGGGTGAGGGCGGCGTCGCCGCGCCGACCGCCGCGACCGTCTGGACCGCGCCCGCGAATGCCGTGCTCACGCCCAGCACCCCGGTCACGCTGACCTGGGCCAACCCCACCGGCCAGCGCTTCGCGATCACCTATTCGATCGACCAGAACTACATGATTACCGCGAAGCAGACCGTGGAGAACGCGGGCGGCAACGCGGTTTCGGTCAAGCCCTTCGCCCTCGTCAACCGCACCGAGAAGACCGCCAGCCTCGACACCTGGAACGTCCACTCCGGCCCGATCGGCGCCTTCGACGGCTCGGTGAGCTTCGCCACCAACTATTCCAACGTCGCCGAGGCCGGCACCGTCAACGAGGCAGGCCGCACCGACTGGATCGGCTTCACCGACGTCTACTGGATGTCCGCGCTGATCCCGGTCGGCGCGAAGGCGCAAAGCACTTTCCGCTCGATGGGCAACCAGATCTTCCGCGCCGACATCGTCTACGACCAGTCGGTGATCCAGCCGCGCACGCGCCAGAGCGTGACCACCAAGATCTTCGCGGGCGCCAAGGAGCACAAGGTGCTCGACGCCTATGAAGCGCAGGGCATCGCCAACTTCGGCCTCGCCATCGACTGGGGCTGGTTCCGCTGGTTCGAAAAGCCGATCTTCTGGCTGCTCACCAAGCTGTTCAGCCTCGTCGGCAACTTCGGCGTCGCCATCATTCTGCTGACCGTCATCGTGCGCGGCATGATGTTCCCGGTAGCCCAGCGCCAGTTCGCCTCGATGGCCGCCATGAAGGCGATCCAGCCGAAGATGAAGGCGCTGCAGGAGCGCTACAAGGACGACAAGCAGAAGCAGCAGCAGGAGATCATGGCCCTCTACAAGCAGGAGAAGGTCAATCCGCTGGCGGGCTGCCTGCCGATGTTCCTGCAGATTCCGGTGTTCTTCGCGCTCTACAAGACGCTGATCCTTGCGATCGAGATGCGCCACCAGCCCTTCGTGCTGTGGATCAAGGATCTCTCCGCACCCGATCCGCTGCACATCCTGAACCTGTTCGGCCTGCTGCCGTTCGACCCGCCCAGCTTCCTGGCGATCGGCCTGCTCGCGCTGCTGCTCGGCGTGACGATGTACCTGCAGTTCCAGCTTAACCCGGCCCAGATGGACCCGGCGCAGCAGCAGGTGTTCAAGCTGATGCCGTGGTTCATGATGTTCGTCATGGCGCCGTTCGCGTCGGGCCTGCTGGTCTACTGGATCACGTCCAACATCCTGACCATCGGCCAGCAGAAGTTCCTCTACAGCCGCCACCCGCAGCTGAAGGCGCAGGCCGAGAAGGACGCGGCGGACAAGGCGCGCGCGGAGGCTCGCGCCAAGTGA
- the yidD gene encoding membrane protein insertion efficiency factor YidD, which yields MKRIGGFLVSLPGLALIGIARLWQIGPSAIMPPTCRYSPSCSQYAIEAVRRHGAIKGGLLALWRLLRCNPWGGHGHDPVPD from the coding sequence TTGAAGCGAATCGGGGGCTTCCTCGTCTCGCTGCCGGGGCTGGCGCTGATCGGCATCGCGCGGCTCTGGCAGATCGGCCCTTCGGCGATCATGCCGCCCACCTGCCGCTATTCGCCGTCCTGTTCGCAGTACGCCATCGAGGCGGTGCGACGGCATGGTGCGATCAAGGGTGGATTGCTGGCGCTGTGGCGTCTATTGCGCTGCAACCCGTGGGGCGGGCACGGGCACGATCCCGTGCCGGACTGA
- a CDS encoding DUF3617 domain-containing protein, whose translation MKGRIMIAAAAALALAACGSKDDTAAEGPKSAEAVKQEAAKLETPDPGEYKQTVEITRFEVPGMPKEAADQMKAMMTAKQESTLCLTKADAEKGYRDMFKGVGKGNECSYSKFDVDGGRLDAQMDCQSAQEGKAVMKLKGTVSRDGSDVTVDMDTSGGTAPMGTMKMTMHLTTTRLGECPTS comes from the coding sequence ATGAAGGGCAGGATCATGATCGCCGCAGCCGCCGCACTGGCGCTGGCTGCATGCGGATCGAAGGACGACACCGCCGCCGAAGGGCCGAAATCTGCCGAGGCGGTGAAGCAGGAGGCCGCCAAGCTCGAAACCCCCGACCCGGGCGAATACAAACAGACGGTCGAGATCACCCGCTTCGAGGTGCCGGGCATGCCCAAGGAAGCCGCCGACCAGATGAAGGCGATGATGACCGCGAAGCAGGAAAGCACCCTGTGCCTGACGAAAGCCGACGCCGAAAAGGGCTATCGCGACATGTTCAAGGGCGTCGGCAAGGGGAACGAGTGTTCTTATTCGAAGTTCGACGTTGATGGCGGCCGTCTCGATGCCCAGATGGATTGCCAGTCCGCGCAGGAAGGCAAGGCGGTCATGAAGCTTAAGGGTACGGTCAGCCGCGACGGTTCAGACGTCACGGTGGACATGGACACCAGCGGCGGCACCGCGCCGATGGGCACGATGAAGATGACGATGCACCTGACGACCACCCGCCTCGGCGAGTGCCCGACATCGTAG